One Helianthus annuus cultivar XRQ/B chromosome 7, HanXRQr2.0-SUNRISE, whole genome shotgun sequence genomic region harbors:
- the LOC110866872 gene encoding lamin-like protein: protein MRRLGGVVWLNTTVAVVATAAMLTNFVYDKHLFNVLEVNETSYSNSTDQGFIFNITRGAGRDVFELTQPKPYYFLASGGYCYNGMKVAVNVVEFVPAPQPSPATSGVKVCKKYLTSGGNIAEYNKS from the exons ATGAGACGATTAGGTGGCGTTGTATGGCTGAACACGACGGTCGCCGTCGTCGCCACGGCGGCGATGTTGACCA ATTTTGTGTACGACAAGCATTTGTTCAATGTGTTGGAGGTAAACGAAACAAGCTACAGCAACTCCACTGACCAAGGATTCATCTTCAACATCACGAGAGGCGCAGGACGTGATGTGTTTGAGCTCACTCAGCCTAAACCATACTATTTCCTTGCAAGTGGTGGTTACTGCTACAATGGCATGAAAGTCGCTGTAAATGTGGTTGAATTCGTTCCTGCTCCTCAACCTTCTCCGGCAACAAGCG gGGTTAAGGTTTGCAAGAAATATTTAACATCGGGGGGTAATATTGCAGAGTACAACAAATCATAA